The Rhinopithecus roxellana isolate Shanxi Qingling chromosome 14, ASM756505v1, whole genome shotgun sequence genome includes a window with the following:
- the LOC104665939 gene encoding peptidyl-prolyl cis-trans isomerase A, translated as MVNPTVFFDIAVDGEPLGRVSFELFADKVPKTAENFRALSTGEKGFGYKGSCFHRIIPGFMCQGGDFTRHNGTGGKSIYGEKFEDENFILKHTGPGILSMANAGPNTNGSQFFICTAKTEWLDGKHVVFGKVKEGMNIVEAMERFGSRNGKTSKKITIADCGQLE; from the coding sequence ATGGTCAACCCTACCGTGTTCTTCGACATTGCCGTCGACGGCGAGCCCTTGGGCCGCGTCTCCTTCGAGCTGTTTGCAGACAAggttccaaagacagcagaaaattttcgtgctctgagcactggagagaaaggatttggttataagggttcctgctttcacagaattattccagggtttatgtgtcagggtggtgacttcacacgccataatggcactggtggcaagtccatctatggggagaaatttgaagatgagaacttcatcctaaagcatacaggtcctggcatcttgtccatggcaaatgctggacccaacacaaatggttcccagtttttcatctgcactgccaagactgagtggttggatggcaagcatgtggtctttggcaaagtgaaagaaggcatgaatattgtggaggccatggagcgctttgggtccaggaatggcaagaccagcaagaagatcaccattgctgactgtggacaactcgaataa